The Pseudomonas sp. FP2309 genome has a window encoding:
- a CDS encoding helicase: MKFRLLLWVLGLMMGKASRTNPAFQQQLGDKDLAFQLQTLDGKVARHFIVKNQRITSRSGVHPAPAFAIAFKDAAYGFATMQAKNKQLAFMTGIQDKSIQIKGNPALVIWFQGLTKYLKPKKNKPA; the protein is encoded by the coding sequence ATGAAATTTCGTCTTCTCCTGTGGGTGCTGGGCCTGATGATGGGCAAAGCCAGCCGCACCAATCCTGCCTTCCAGCAACAGTTGGGTGATAAAGACCTGGCGTTCCAGTTGCAGACCCTCGACGGCAAGGTCGCCCGTCACTTCATCGTCAAAAACCAGCGCATCACCAGTCGCTCCGGGGTTCACCCGGCGCCGGCGTTCGCGATTGCATTCAAGGATGCGGCCTACGGCTTCGCCACGATGCAGGCGAAGAACAAGCAACTGGCGTTCATGACGGGGATTCAGGACAAGTCGATCCAGATCAAGGGCAACCCGGCGCTGGTGATCTGGTTTCAGGGGTTGACCAAGTATTTGAAGCCGAAGAAAAACAAGCCGGCCTGA
- a CDS encoding aminoacyl-tRNA deacylase and HDOD domain-containing protein, producing the protein MSEVALATAPLTAPPVIRTLLAKLAISYTEVVEQPGLNPARKVQAVLLEDAVGALMVLFPQNQLLDLNRLAELTGRRLTSVSPDRIERMLAKHDLSLLPGLPALTSSPCLYEGSLLNEPSLLVHSGEAGLLLEISSDAFKTMLTKASAAQFGEPLSNIRPNLDRPNDDREEITQAMQAFTARRIQQRLEATIEIPPLADTAQKIIKLRVDPNATIDDITGVVETDPALAAQVVSWAASPYYASPGKIRSVEDAIVRVLGFDLVINLALGLALGKTLSLPKDHPHQATPYWHQSIYTAAVIEGLTRAMPRAQRPEAGLTYLAGLLHNFGYLLLAHVFPPHFSLICRHLEVNPHLCHSYVEQHLLGISREQIGAWLMRYWDMPDELSTALRFQHDPTYDGQYAEYPNLVCLAVRLLRSRGIGSGPDEAIPDVLLERLGLSREKAEEVVGKVLDAEVLLRELASQFTQP; encoded by the coding sequence ATGTCAGAAGTCGCCCTCGCCACAGCCCCGCTGACCGCACCGCCGGTCATTCGGACCCTGCTCGCCAAGCTAGCCATCAGCTACACGGAAGTGGTCGAACAACCTGGCCTGAATCCTGCGCGAAAGGTCCAGGCCGTGTTGCTGGAAGATGCGGTGGGGGCACTCATGGTGCTGTTTCCTCAGAACCAGTTACTGGACCTCAACCGCCTCGCCGAACTTACCGGCCGCCGCCTCACCTCCGTATCGCCCGACCGTATCGAGCGCATGCTGGCCAAGCACGACCTGAGCCTGCTGCCGGGCCTGCCGGCACTCACCAGTTCGCCATGCCTGTATGAAGGCAGCCTGCTCAACGAGCCGAGTCTGCTGGTGCATTCGGGCGAAGCCGGGTTGTTGCTGGAAATCTCCAGCGATGCCTTCAAGACCATGCTCACCAAGGCCAGTGCCGCGCAGTTTGGCGAGCCGCTGAGTAACATTCGTCCCAACCTCGACCGCCCCAACGATGACCGCGAGGAAATCACCCAGGCGATGCAGGCGTTCACCGCCCGTCGTATCCAGCAGCGCCTGGAAGCGACGATCGAGATCCCACCTCTGGCCGACACCGCGCAGAAGATCATCAAGCTGCGGGTCGACCCCAATGCGACCATCGACGACATCACCGGCGTAGTCGAAACCGACCCAGCCCTGGCAGCGCAAGTGGTGAGTTGGGCGGCATCGCCGTACTACGCGTCACCGGGCAAAATCCGCTCGGTCGAAGACGCCATCGTGCGTGTGCTGGGCTTTGATCTGGTGATCAACCTGGCGCTGGGCCTTGCCCTGGGCAAGACCTTGAGCCTGCCCAAGGACCACCCGCACCAGGCCACGCCGTACTGGCATCAGTCGATCTACACGGCGGCCGTAATCGAAGGCCTGACCCGTGCCATGCCCCGTGCCCAGCGTCCGGAAGCCGGCCTGACCTACCTGGCCGGCCTGCTGCACAACTTCGGCTACCTGCTGCTGGCCCACGTGTTCCCTCCGCACTTTTCATTGATCTGCCGCCACCTGGAGGTCAACCCGCACCTGTGCCATAGCTACGTGGAACAGCACCTGCTGGGGATCAGCCGCGAACAGATCGGTGCCTGGCTGATGCGCTACTGGGACATGCCGGACGAACTGTCCACTGCCCTGCGCTTCCAGCACGACCCTACCTACGACGGCCAATACGCCGAATACCCGAATCTGGTGTGCCTGGCCGTGCGCCTGCTGCGCAGCCGCGGTATCGGCTCCGGGCCGGATGAAGCGATTCCGGACGTACTGCTGGAGCGCCTGGGCTTGAGCCGTGAAAAGGCCGAAGAAGTGGTAGGCAAGGTACTCGACGCCGAAGTGCTGTTGCGTGAACTGGCGTCGCAGTTCACCCAACCCTGA
- the recG gene encoding ATP-dependent DNA helicase RecG — protein sequence MSELSQVSVTALKGVGEAMAEKLAKVGLENLQDVLFHLPLRYQDRTRVVPIGQLRPGQDAVVEGTVSGADVVMGKRRSLVVRLQDGTGGLSLRFYHFSNAQKDGLKRGTRVRCYGEARPGASGLEIYHPEYRAITGDEPPPVDTTLTPIYPLTEGLTQQRLRQLCMQTLSLLGPKSLPDWLPLELARDYQLAPLDDAIRYLHNPPADADVDELALGHHWAQHRLAFEELLTHQLSQQRLRESMRSLRAPAMPKATRLPAQYLANLGFAPTGAQQRVGNEIAYDLSQQEPMLRLIQGDVGAGKTVVAALAALQALEAGYQVALMAPTEILAEQHFITFKRWLEPLGLEVAWLAGKLKGKTRAAALEQIAAGAPMVVGTHALFQDEVQFKNLALVIIDEQHRFGVQQRLALRQKGVGGRMNPHQLIMTATPIPRTLAMSAYADLDTSILDELPPGRTPVNTVLVTDTRRVEVIERVRGACAEGRQAYWVCTLIEESEELTCQAAETTFEDLTSALGELKVGLIHGRMKPAEKAAVMAEFKAGNLQLLVATTVIEVGVDVPNASLMIIENPERLGLAQLHQLRGRVGRGSAASHCVLLYHPPLSQIGRQRLGIMRETNDGFVIAEKDLELRGPGEMLGTRQTGLLQFKVADLMRDADLLPAVRDAAQALLERWPDHVSPLLDRWLRHGQQYGQV from the coding sequence ATGAGCGAGCTGTCGCAGGTGTCGGTCACGGCCCTCAAGGGTGTCGGTGAAGCCATGGCCGAGAAACTGGCCAAGGTCGGCCTGGAAAATCTTCAGGACGTGCTCTTCCATCTGCCCCTGCGTTATCAGGACCGCACCCGCGTGGTGCCCATCGGCCAGTTGCGGCCTGGGCAGGACGCGGTGGTCGAAGGCACCGTCAGCGGTGCCGACGTAGTAATGGGCAAGCGCCGCAGCCTGGTGGTGCGCCTGCAGGACGGCACCGGCGGGCTGAGCCTGCGCTTCTACCACTTCAGCAACGCGCAAAAGGATGGCCTAAAGCGCGGCACCCGCGTGCGCTGCTATGGCGAAGCACGCCCAGGTGCATCCGGCCTGGAAATCTACCACCCCGAATACCGGGCAATCACCGGTGACGAACCGCCGCCGGTGGACACCACCCTCACGCCCATCTACCCGCTCACCGAAGGCCTGACCCAGCAACGTCTGCGCCAGTTGTGCATGCAGACCCTGAGCCTGCTCGGCCCAAAAAGCCTGCCCGACTGGCTGCCGCTGGAACTGGCCCGCGACTACCAACTGGCGCCGCTGGACGATGCGATCCGCTACCTGCACAACCCGCCAGCCGACGCCGATGTCGACGAACTGGCCCTGGGTCATCATTGGGCCCAGCACCGCCTGGCGTTCGAAGAACTGCTGACCCATCAACTGTCCCAGCAACGCCTGCGCGAAAGCATGCGTTCCCTGCGCGCACCGGCGATGCCCAAAGCCACGCGCCTGCCGGCGCAGTACCTGGCCAACCTCGGCTTTGCCCCTACCGGCGCCCAGCAGCGCGTGGGCAACGAAATCGCCTATGACCTCAGCCAGCAGGAGCCGATGCTGCGACTGATCCAGGGTGACGTGGGCGCGGGCAAAACCGTAGTCGCCGCCCTCGCCGCCCTGCAGGCCCTGGAAGCCGGTTACCAAGTGGCGCTGATGGCGCCCACCGAGATCCTTGCCGAACAGCACTTCATCACCTTCAAACGCTGGCTCGAGCCCCTGGGCCTGGAAGTGGCGTGGCTGGCCGGCAAGCTCAAGGGCAAGACCCGTGCAGCGGCGCTGGAACAGATCGCCGCTGGCGCACCGATGGTGGTGGGCACCCACGCCTTGTTCCAGGACGAGGTGCAGTTCAAGAACTTGGCCCTGGTGATCATCGACGAACAGCACCGCTTCGGCGTGCAACAGCGCCTGGCGCTGCGCCAGAAAGGCGTCGGCGGGCGCATGAACCCGCACCAGTTGATCATGACCGCCACGCCGATCCCGCGCACCCTGGCCATGAGCGCCTACGCCGACCTCGACACCTCGATCCTCGACGAACTGCCGCCCGGTCGTACGCCCGTCAACACCGTGCTGGTCACCGACACCCGGCGCGTGGAAGTCATCGAGCGGGTACGCGGGGCCTGCGCCGAGGGGCGACAGGCCTACTGGGTGTGCACCCTGATCGAAGAGTCCGAAGAGCTGACCTGCCAGGCCGCCGAAACCACCTTTGAGGACCTCACCAGTGCCCTGGGCGAACTCAAGGTCGGGCTGATCCACGGGCGCATGAAGCCCGCCGAAAAAGCCGCGGTGATGGCCGAATTCAAGGCCGGCAACCTGCAACTGCTGGTGGCCACCACGGTGATTGAAGTCGGCGTGGACGTGCCCAACGCCAGCCTGATGATCATCGAGAACCCCGAGCGCCTGGGACTGGCGCAACTGCACCAATTGCGCGGCCGCGTGGGTCGGGGCAGCGCCGCCAGCCACTGCGTGTTGCTTTATCACCCGCCGCTGTCGCAGATCGGCCGCCAGCGCCTGGGCATCATGCGCGAGACCAACGACGGTTTTGTCATCGCCGAAAAAGACCTCGAACTGCGCGGCCCCGGTGAAATGCTCGGCACCCGCCAGACCGGTCTGTTGCAATTCAAGGTCGCCGACCTGATGCGCGACGCCGACCTGCTGCCGGCCGTGCGCGACGCGGCCCAGGCCTTGCTGGAGCGCTGGCCGGATCACGTGAGCCCGCTGCTGGATCGCTGGCTGCGCCATGGGCAGCAATACGGCCAAGTGTGA
- a CDS encoding SUMF1/EgtB/PvdO family nonheme iron enzyme, translating into MYKLLGAAVALSLASMAWADEASDKLDNPKPLPGDVSLPLPCEGNMVFRYAYVLAQGTLDDREISLGYPFAEGEAGYQQSFISGYRRDFINGQFTLKDLPEDWNKAIAPLMPKTDAKTPLKPMFYFIGKYEVTARQYAQVMAQAQSLASGEPAPACDAPTGMAGRLPKVKLSRFEAERFSAVYSAWLMKYHRELLPVSGRGSSADDGGLGFVRLPTEVEWEFAARGGQAVSRQDLEGRLFPRRAEGSESDGPLGDYAVFNQVAGGTGQAARLMPIGTKLPNPIGMFDVIGNAAEMVQESFQLVHAGRRQGTYGGFVVKGGNYLEGEGTLFTGMRREYPLFAADGTEQSNETTGFRVAIGALSAPRSRYKELFAQWQKEGRLASLTDAIDDAQDPTKRLDSIIAASVDPKLQAELGLVNEELKRNVSLIAQQREEAAGNLIQSAALVAETIGNYNIRLANLQKSRQQALDNKDEASAALFATAIDNGRSALDGAVAIYIDNLATGTRYTDAVIQAQFQRIKEELDRKPVLGKSLVTRATLFVRHVGNYRKQQRADPATILKELLAASGQRS; encoded by the coding sequence ATGTATAAGTTACTGGGCGCCGCTGTGGCGCTGAGCCTGGCCTCGATGGCCTGGGCCGATGAAGCCAGCGATAAGCTGGACAACCCCAAGCCGTTGCCGGGCGACGTGAGCCTGCCGCTGCCGTGCGAAGGCAACATGGTGTTCCGTTACGCCTACGTGCTGGCCCAGGGCACTCTGGACGACCGCGAAATCAGCCTTGGCTATCCTTTTGCCGAAGGCGAGGCGGGTTATCAGCAGTCGTTTATCTCTGGCTACCGCCGCGACTTTATCAACGGCCAATTCACCCTCAAGGACTTGCCTGAAGACTGGAACAAGGCCATCGCGCCCTTGATGCCGAAGACCGACGCCAAGACCCCGCTCAAACCCATGTTCTATTTCATCGGCAAGTACGAAGTGACCGCGCGCCAGTACGCTCAGGTGATGGCGCAGGCGCAGTCCCTGGCCAGCGGCGAACCGGCGCCGGCGTGTGATGCACCCACCGGCATGGCCGGGCGTTTGCCCAAGGTGAAGCTGTCGCGTTTTGAAGCCGAACGCTTCTCGGCGGTGTACAGCGCCTGGTTGATGAAATACCACCGCGAATTGCTGCCGGTCAGCGGTCGCGGTTCGTCGGCCGACGACGGTGGCCTGGGCTTTGTGCGCCTGCCCACCGAAGTGGAATGGGAGTTCGCCGCGCGTGGTGGCCAGGCAGTGAGTCGTCAGGATCTGGAAGGTCGCCTGTTCCCGCGCCGCGCCGAAGGCAGCGAAAGCGATGGCCCGCTGGGCGATTACGCAGTGTTCAACCAGGTGGCCGGCGGCACCGGCCAGGCCGCGCGCCTGATGCCCATCGGTACCAAATTGCCTAACCCGATCGGGATGTTCGACGTGATCGGCAACGCGGCGGAAATGGTCCAGGAATCCTTCCAACTGGTGCACGCCGGGCGCCGCCAGGGCACCTACGGCGGTTTTGTGGTTAAGGGCGGCAACTACCTGGAAGGCGAGGGCACATTGTTCACCGGCATGCGCCGCGAATACCCACTGTTTGCCGCCGACGGCACCGAGCAAAGCAACGAGACTACGGGGTTCCGCGTGGCCATTGGTGCGCTGTCGGCGCCGCGTTCGCGCTACAAGGAGCTGTTTGCGCAATGGCAAAAGGAAGGCCGCCTGGCCTCGCTCACCGACGCCATCGACGACGCCCAGGACCCCACCAAACGCCTGGACAGCATCATCGCCGCCAGTGTCGACCCCAAGCTGCAAGCTGAACTGGGGCTGGTTAACGAAGAGCTCAAGCGCAACGTCTCACTGATCGCCCAGCAACGCGAGGAGGCGGCGGGCAACCTGATTCAGTCGGCCGCGTTGGTGGCCGAAACCATCGGCAACTACAACATTCGCCTGGCCAACCTGCAAAAAAGTCGTCAGCAGGCCTTGGACAACAAGGACGAGGCCAGCGCGGCGCTGTTTGCCACGGCCATCGACAACGGGCGCAGCGCCCTCGACGGTGCGGTGGCGATTTACATCGACAACCTGGCCACCGGCACGCGCTACACCGATGCGGTGATCCAGGCGCAGTTTCAACGCATCAAGGAAGAGTTGGATCGCAAGCCAGTGCTCGGCAAGAGCCTGGTGACGCGCGCGACACTGTTCGTCCGCCATGTCGGCAATTACCGCAAACAACAGCGGGCCGATCCGGCGACGATCTTGAAGGAATTGCTCGCAGCGAGCGGTCAGCGGTCTTGA
- the tagQ gene encoding type VI secretion system-associated lipoprotein TagQ — protein MLFSRKAVSKRHLLLIAAGFSTVLTGCATSPASKVASSTKVEYYPNCYEPVQHLRATDSDMTKSVVTGAAIGAAGGALLGALTGDSEKRGRNAAIGAAGGALAGGAAGYYTERQKQISDDNQRIASYSADFNKSASDIDRSTAYAKASQQCYQSAFTKLVADRKAKTVNDTEGRKRLAEIVSGLKESNDLIVAVNGKASEDLNNYTQAYEKDLQQVGVQRNDVVTVATADTAPVVAPTKGKKAVKPAKKPVLPTVPKEAVTTEKSIQTVQAKQAESKQVASAGKAQIEGTCRDPNLADWAPVPCPNV, from the coding sequence ATGCTTTTTTCCCGTAAGGCGGTTTCCAAGCGTCATCTGCTGCTGATTGCCGCCGGCTTCAGCACCGTGTTGACAGGTTGCGCCACATCGCCGGCCTCCAAGGTCGCATCCAGCACCAAAGTCGAGTACTACCCCAACTGCTACGAGCCGGTGCAGCACCTGCGCGCCACCGATTCAGACATGACCAAGTCGGTCGTGACCGGCGCTGCCATCGGTGCGGCCGGCGGTGCCCTGCTGGGCGCCCTGACCGGCGACTCCGAAAAGCGTGGCCGTAATGCCGCGATCGGCGCGGCCGGTGGTGCATTGGCCGGCGGCGCGGCGGGTTACTACACCGAGCGTCAGAAGCAGATCAGCGATGACAACCAGCGCATTGCGTCGTACTCCGCGGACTTCAACAAAAGCGCGTCCGACATCGACCGCAGCACCGCCTACGCCAAGGCGTCGCAGCAGTGCTACCAGAGCGCCTTCACCAAGCTGGTCGCCGACCGCAAAGCCAAGACCGTCAACGACACCGAAGGCCGCAAGCGCCTGGCGGAAATCGTCTCGGGCCTGAAGGAATCCAACGACCTGATCGTTGCGGTCAACGGTAAAGCCAGCGAAGACCTGAACAACTACACCCAGGCCTACGAGAAAGACCTGCAACAAGTCGGCGTGCAGCGTAACGATGTGGTCACCGTGGCCACCGCCGACACCGCACCGGTCGTGGCACCGACCAAAGGCAAAAAAGCCGTGAAACCGGCGAAAAAGCCAGTACTGCCGACCGTGCCGAAAGAGGCGGTCACCACCGAGAAGAGCATCCAGACCGTGCAGGCCAAGCAAGCTGAAAGCAAGCAGGTCGCCAGCGCCGGCAAGGCACAGATCGAAGGCACCTGCCGCGATCCAAACCTGGCCGACTGGGCACCGGTACCTTGCCCTAACGTTTAA
- a CDS encoding ABC transporter permease produces MRLPLIASLAWQDYRNDAWLSACSVLALVAVIAPLLVLFGLKFGLVSSLTERLQTDPATREIIPLGGGRFSSAAIAQLGQRPDVAFALPRTRQIAATAQVGALTLEMLPTASGDPLLGDLPMPKGLEQIVLSHTAAEKLAARSGDLLETRFARQVAGRVEEQRTRVQVVAVLPLEAFARDGLFADLGLLEAAEDYRDGRAVPALGWAGAEVAVDEQRVYPAFRLYARSLNDVEPLRLYFAGQNLLVSTQANTIAQVQSLSRNLSIVFWVIAGLALAGAFAAIFAGALAAVARKRRELSVLRLLGFSTGALLLFVVVQALYSAGVAAVLSAGLYGLAEAGLNTLFVQVPGEHASHLLARHYGLALVAVLGVSAVAAACGGWRVARIQASEGIRDV; encoded by the coding sequence TGCTGGTGTTATTCGGCCTGAAATTTGGACTGGTTAGCAGTTTGACCGAACGTTTGCAGACCGACCCCGCGACCCGTGAAATTATTCCGCTGGGCGGTGGTCGATTCAGCAGCGCAGCGATCGCGCAACTGGGCCAGCGCCCCGACGTGGCGTTTGCGCTGCCGCGGACGCGGCAGATCGCGGCGACCGCGCAGGTGGGCGCGTTGACCTTGGAGATGCTGCCGACGGCGTCTGGCGATCCGTTATTGGGGGATCTGCCGATGCCCAAGGGCTTGGAGCAGATCGTGCTGAGCCACACCGCTGCCGAGAAGCTTGCGGCCCGATCTGGAGATCTGTTGGAAACCCGCTTCGCCCGCCAGGTTGCAGGACGTGTCGAAGAGCAGCGCACGCGGGTGCAAGTGGTCGCAGTGCTGCCGCTGGAAGCTTTCGCCCGCGATGGCTTGTTTGCCGACCTGGGCCTGCTTGAGGCGGCGGAAGATTACCGCGATGGTCGTGCTGTACCGGCGTTGGGGTGGGCGGGTGCCGAGGTGGCGGTGGACGAGCAGCGTGTGTATCCGGCGTTTCGCCTGTATGCCCGCAGCCTTAACGATGTGGAGCCGCTGCGGTTGTATTTCGCCGGGCAGAATCTGTTGGTCTCGACCCAGGCGAATACCATCGCCCAGGTGCAGTCGTTAAGCCGCAACCTGTCGATCGTGTTTTGGGTGATCGCCGGGTTGGCGCTGGCGGGGGCCTTTGCGGCGATCTTTGCCGGGGCTCTGGCCGCTGTGGCGCGCAAGCGCCGGGAATTGTCCGTGCTGCGCCTGTTGGGGTTTTCCACCGGCGCGCTGTTGTTGTTTGTGGTGGTCCAGGCGCTGTACAGCGCAGGGGTCGCGGCGGTGCTCAGTGCCGGCCTGTATGGCCTGGCGGAGGCGGGATTGAACACGTTATTTGTGCAGGTGCCGGGCGAACACGCCAGCCACCTGTTGGCGCGTCACTACGGCCTGGCCCTGGTTGCCGTCCTCGGCGTCAGCGCCGTGGCGGCGGCCTGTGGTGGTTGGCGAGTGGCGCGGATCCAGGCTTCTGAAGGAATCAGAGATGTATAA